One Corynebacterium appendicis CIP 107643 DNA window includes the following coding sequences:
- a CDS encoding ABC transporter substrate-binding protein yields the protein MTTSRNIMASNRPRGKHAARLAAVLTAAATFMAGCSDSAPEPKDQSALDYFGYQLPVPLITTNAATKIGDSLKMQRLSGRIFPGAFIPGPSGQRIPNTDLVSTQVLPGPQRQVVYTLSDQAEFSDGVPVTCDDYALAFAAGSNPDVFSSHMPQMEQVERVDCTPGSKKFTVVFQPGKGGRWRELFSAGTVLPAHAIAKRLGMETADFTNRLQSGDPELLGRTSEVWRFGFALNKFDPELQVSFGPYKIESVGEEGEVVLAANEKYYGDAPEVPKVVVWPSTKDSAELQEAGALMVGDLAAPNPEWYQAPPEPDQGANADDVRTGKDGQDAEASEASDAGESPASDSADPDSRESHQELQTVIGEMTDTLIFAGAGPWAYHDNRQALSKCIDIRAVAEASSREAGIELPPSPVHVLTQNDPMSSRLGDIANPHLDVDIEGARVASGLELHVGYNSPNKRMAAMVEAMKKSCEPAGITVTDVTANGKTRGDLLTEEPGWNAEGALDRGGKIDAFLGAVDPLMEYESATSRSEELQSLRAEEKRLWDEVPSIPLSAQPRTFIVDNSIKNVVVYTGPVGIGWNMDRWHVPGLEPTPEQKDDK from the coding sequence GTGACGACCTCCCGGAACATAATGGCGAGCAACCGGCCGCGCGGGAAGCATGCCGCGCGCCTCGCCGCGGTGCTGACCGCTGCCGCCACTTTCATGGCGGGGTGCTCCGACTCAGCGCCCGAGCCGAAAGACCAGTCTGCTCTGGACTACTTCGGCTACCAGTTGCCCGTCCCGCTGATCACCACGAACGCAGCGACGAAGATCGGCGATTCCCTCAAGATGCAGCGCCTGTCCGGCCGCATCTTCCCGGGCGCGTTCATTCCTGGCCCGTCCGGCCAGCGCATCCCCAACACGGATTTGGTGTCCACCCAGGTGCTGCCGGGCCCGCAGCGCCAGGTCGTCTACACGCTGTCGGACCAGGCGGAGTTCTCCGATGGTGTCCCCGTCACATGCGACGACTACGCCTTGGCCTTCGCCGCAGGCTCCAACCCCGATGTCTTCTCTTCCCACATGCCGCAAATGGAGCAGGTGGAACGCGTCGACTGCACTCCAGGGTCCAAGAAGTTCACCGTCGTGTTCCAGCCGGGCAAGGGCGGACGCTGGCGCGAGCTCTTCAGCGCCGGAACGGTGCTTCCAGCGCATGCGATCGCCAAACGCCTCGGTATGGAGACCGCCGATTTCACGAACCGACTCCAGTCCGGCGACCCGGAGCTTCTCGGGCGCACGTCGGAGGTGTGGCGGTTCGGTTTCGCCCTGAACAAATTCGACCCTGAACTGCAGGTGTCGTTCGGCCCGTACAAGATCGAGTCCGTCGGCGAGGAAGGCGAAGTCGTTCTCGCCGCCAACGAGAAGTACTACGGCGACGCCCCCGAGGTGCCCAAGGTCGTCGTGTGGCCCTCGACCAAGGACTCCGCCGAGCTCCAGGAAGCCGGCGCACTCATGGTCGGTGATCTGGCCGCCCCTAACCCGGAGTGGTATCAGGCTCCGCCGGAGCCCGACCAGGGTGCGAACGCCGACGATGTCCGCACCGGCAAGGACGGCCAGGACGCTGAAGCATCTGAAGCGAGCGACGCAGGGGAGAGCCCGGCCTCTGATAGCGCCGACCCCGATTCCCGCGAGAGCCACCAGGAGCTCCAGACAGTCATTGGCGAGATGACTGACACGCTCATTTTCGCCGGGGCAGGTCCGTGGGCGTACCACGATAACCGCCAGGCTCTTTCCAAGTGCATCGATATTCGGGCGGTGGCGGAGGCGTCGTCACGCGAAGCTGGCATTGAGCTCCCGCCGTCTCCCGTGCACGTCCTCACTCAGAATGACCCGATGTCGAGCCGTCTCGGCGACATCGCCAACCCGCACCTCGACGTCGATATCGAAGGTGCCCGTGTGGCCTCCGGCCTTGAACTGCATGTGGGCTACAACTCGCCGAATAAGCGCATGGCCGCCATGGTCGAAGCGATGAAGAAGTCCTGCGAACCCGCTGGCATCACCGTCACCGACGTGACGGCGAACGGCAAGACCCGCGGCGATCTGCTGACGGAGGAACCCGGGTGGAATGCTGAAGGCGCGCTCGACCGCGGCGGGAAGATCGATGCCTTCCTCGGCGCAGTCGACCCGTTGATGGAATACGAATCTGCCACCTCGCGCTCGGAGGAGCTCCAGAGCCTCCGCGCCGAGGAAAAGCGCCTGTGGGACGAGGTTCCGTCCATCCCGCTGTCCGCGCAGCCGCGCACCTTCATCGTGGACAACAGCATCAAGAATGTGGTGGTCTACACTGGCCCTGTCGGGATCGGCTGGAACATGGACCGCTGGCACGTTCCCGGTTTGGAACCCACACCGGAACAGAAAGACGACAAGTAG
- a CDS encoding YebC/PmpR family DNA-binding transcriptional regulator — MAGHSKWATTKHKKAANDAKRSKLWAKMIKDIEVAARTGGGDPAGNPTLDDMMKKAMKASVPKDNIERARKRGSGEEAGGSDWEDITYEGYGPNGVAMLIQCLTDNRNRAATDVRTAMTKNGGNLGESGSVAYMFSRKGVNTVVKGDLTEDDVLMAVLEAGAEEVNDLGEHFEVVSEATDLYAVRDALREADIEVEDTEQDFRSSVEVDLDLDGAKKLEKLIDALEDADDVQNVYTNMTLSDEVAEALANE, encoded by the coding sequence ATGGCAGGCCACTCGAAATGGGCTACAACTAAGCACAAGAAAGCCGCTAACGACGCGAAGCGCTCCAAACTGTGGGCGAAGATGATCAAGGACATCGAGGTCGCGGCACGCACCGGCGGCGGTGACCCAGCGGGCAACCCCACCCTCGACGACATGATGAAGAAGGCCATGAAGGCCTCCGTCCCGAAGGACAACATCGAGCGCGCACGCAAGCGCGGCTCCGGCGAGGAAGCCGGCGGCTCCGACTGGGAAGACATCACCTACGAGGGGTACGGCCCGAATGGTGTGGCCATGCTCATTCAGTGCCTGACCGATAACCGCAACCGCGCCGCCACCGACGTGCGCACCGCGATGACCAAGAACGGCGGCAACCTCGGCGAGTCCGGTTCCGTCGCGTACATGTTCAGCCGCAAGGGCGTGAACACCGTGGTCAAGGGAGACCTGACCGAAGACGATGTTTTGATGGCCGTGCTCGAGGCGGGCGCCGAGGAAGTCAACGACCTGGGCGAGCACTTCGAGGTCGTCTCCGAGGCCACCGACCTGTACGCCGTGCGCGACGCGCTGCGCGAAGCCGACATCGAGGTCGAAGACACCGAGCAGGACTTCCGCTCCTCCGTCGAGGTCGACCTCGATCTCGACGGCGCGAAGAAGCTCGAGAAGCTTATCGACGCACTCGAGGACGCTGACGACGTGCAGAACGTCTACACCAACATGACGCTTTCTGACGAGGTCGCTGAGGCACTCGCCAACGAGTAG
- the secD gene encoding protein translocase subunit SecD: MTSKASGRRSAREGGSKRAWPKRAIALFALILVATYALIFLTGDREASPKLGIDLRGGTRVTLVPQGEEPTKEQLDQARTILENRVNGMGVSDASVVVDGNTLVITVSGEDSADVRNIGQTSQLMFRPVAQPDQQADVVNFPKIMEDMANRWVEYRVISKEEAQSTMQQFADTFNQQVEAMNQAQEEQGDQGQTNLNLEPIEAPQITADPKPEPENSLEAADLRQEATAMLREDRQSDDWTKLQAASWLMKCTPADPEKPAPVDPLAGTDDPKRPLVACDANQGQPLLLDPVPLLQGVEDEDGPRLTGSQIDTERPITGGFNPETGQMEINFAFKQDGEHNGSSTWAALTAEMMQQQIAITLDSQVISAPQIQSPTPVGSATSITGQFSQEEAENLANNLRYGALPLSFAGENGEPGGTALTVPPSLGIASLKAGLIAGLVGLALVAIFVFVYYRLYGLISLFTLATAGLLVYGALVLLGRWIGYTLDLSGVAGLIIGIGTTADSFVVLYERIKDEVRRGRTFRSAALNGWDRAKETIITGNMVTLIGAVIIYFLAVGEVKGFAFTMGLTTIFDILVTFLVTAPLMILASRSKFWAKPSVNGMAKAFEAGRGKTVTARRSKRGATTAADVTGADADDAKKDRESAAAVSTTSATTAGSTVVTTDTDNASDSDTDTDTATSTARSKEEK; the protein is encoded by the coding sequence GTGACTTCGAAAGCGTCAGGCAGGCGGTCAGCCCGCGAGGGAGGATCGAAGCGAGCATGGCCCAAGCGGGCCATTGCGCTATTCGCACTCATTTTGGTGGCCACCTACGCCCTCATCTTCTTGACGGGCGACCGTGAGGCGTCGCCGAAACTGGGCATCGATCTCCGCGGCGGCACCCGCGTCACGCTCGTCCCGCAAGGGGAGGAGCCCACGAAGGAGCAGCTGGACCAGGCGCGCACGATTCTTGAGAACCGCGTCAATGGCATGGGCGTGTCCGATGCCTCCGTCGTCGTCGACGGCAACACGCTCGTTATCACGGTCTCCGGCGAGGATTCTGCCGACGTGCGCAATATCGGCCAGACCTCCCAGCTGATGTTCCGCCCGGTCGCACAGCCTGACCAGCAGGCCGATGTGGTCAACTTCCCGAAGATCATGGAAGACATGGCCAACCGCTGGGTCGAATACCGCGTGATCAGCAAGGAAGAAGCGCAGTCGACGATGCAGCAGTTCGCCGACACCTTCAACCAGCAGGTCGAGGCAATGAACCAGGCTCAGGAGGAGCAGGGGGACCAGGGCCAGACCAACTTGAACCTCGAGCCCATCGAGGCGCCGCAGATCACGGCCGACCCGAAGCCGGAGCCGGAGAACTCGCTTGAAGCAGCGGACCTCCGCCAGGAAGCGACGGCGATGCTGCGCGAGGACCGCCAGTCCGACGACTGGACGAAGCTGCAGGCGGCGTCCTGGCTGATGAAGTGCACCCCGGCCGACCCGGAGAAGCCGGCGCCGGTCGACCCGCTGGCGGGCACCGACGACCCCAAGCGTCCGCTCGTGGCCTGCGACGCGAACCAGGGCCAGCCGCTGCTGCTTGATCCGGTTCCGCTGCTCCAGGGAGTGGAAGACGAGGACGGGCCGCGCCTGACCGGTTCCCAGATCGACACCGAGCGTCCGATCACCGGCGGATTCAACCCCGAGACCGGCCAGATGGAGATCAACTTCGCCTTCAAGCAGGACGGCGAGCACAACGGTTCCTCCACCTGGGCGGCCCTGACCGCGGAGATGATGCAGCAGCAGATCGCGATCACCCTGGACTCCCAGGTGATCTCGGCTCCGCAGATCCAGTCGCCGACCCCGGTTGGCTCGGCCACCTCGATCACAGGCCAGTTCAGCCAGGAAGAAGCGGAGAACCTCGCGAATAACCTGCGCTACGGCGCACTCCCGCTGTCGTTCGCCGGCGAGAACGGCGAACCGGGCGGCACCGCGCTGACGGTCCCGCCGTCACTCGGTATCGCCTCGCTCAAGGCCGGCCTCATCGCGGGCCTGGTCGGCTTGGCGCTCGTGGCAATCTTCGTGTTCGTCTACTACCGCCTATACGGCCTGATCTCGCTGTTCACCCTGGCCACCGCCGGCCTCCTCGTCTACGGCGCTCTGGTGCTGCTGGGCCGCTGGATCGGCTACACCCTCGACCTGTCGGGTGTGGCCGGTCTGATCATCGGTATCGGTACCACCGCCGACTCCTTCGTCGTCCTCTATGAACGCATCAAGGACGAAGTGCGCCGCGGCAGAACATTCCGCTCGGCGGCGCTCAACGGCTGGGACCGCGCCAAGGAAACGATCATTACAGGCAACATGGTCACCCTTATCGGCGCAGTGATCATCTACTTCCTCGCTGTCGGCGAGGTCAAGGGCTTCGCCTTCACCATGGGTCTGACGACGATCTTCGACATCCTAGTCACCTTCCTTGTCACCGCGCCGCTGATGATCCTGGCTTCGCGCAGCAAGTTCTGGGCCAAGCCGTCCGTCAATGGCATGGCGAAGGCCTTCGAGGCGGGCCGCGGCAAGACCGTCACCGCACGCCGTTCCAAGCGTGGCGCGACCACCGCAGCTGACGTCACGGGTGCCGACGCTGATGACGCAAAGAAGGACAGGGAATCAGCGGCAGCCGTCAGCACCACGTCGGCGACTACCGCAGGATCCACTGTCGTGACCACTGACACTGACAATGCTTCCGATTCCGACACCGACACCGACACCGCCACGTCCACGGCACGCAGCAAAGAGGAGAAATAG
- the ruvA gene encoding Holliday junction branch migration protein RuvA — protein MIDSLNGEVISIGLDHGVIECGGVGYRFLATPPTLGRLTRGENARVLTTMVVKEDAMTLYGFSDDDAREMFHRLTTVTGLGPKLALAALSVFEPAELAGHITAGNSKTIQSIPGVGKKMADRLVLELKDKLAGVYGTQPGASAAKSAPSQSQGASLATEQVVEALVGLGFPEKGARTAVDAVIDESAEPMESSALLRNALNRLGKK, from the coding sequence GTGATTGATTCGCTCAACGGTGAGGTCATCTCCATCGGGTTGGACCACGGGGTGATTGAGTGCGGCGGTGTCGGTTACCGCTTCCTAGCCACTCCGCCGACTCTAGGTCGCCTGACCCGCGGGGAGAACGCCCGCGTCCTGACCACGATGGTGGTCAAGGAAGACGCCATGACCCTCTACGGTTTCAGTGACGACGATGCCCGCGAGATGTTCCACCGACTCACTACCGTGACCGGTCTTGGCCCGAAGCTGGCGCTGGCGGCGCTGTCCGTGTTCGAGCCCGCCGAGCTGGCCGGCCACATCACGGCGGGGAACTCGAAGACGATTCAGTCGATTCCCGGAGTGGGAAAGAAGATGGCCGACCGTTTAGTGCTCGAGCTCAAAGACAAGCTCGCCGGTGTCTACGGCACCCAGCCTGGAGCGTCGGCGGCGAAATCTGCTCCCTCCCAGTCGCAGGGCGCGTCGCTGGCTACCGAGCAGGTCGTCGAAGCGCTCGTCGGGCTGGGCTTTCCGGAGAAGGGCGCCCGCACCGCGGTGGACGCTGTCATCGACGAGTCGGCTGAGCCGATGGAGTCCTCGGCGTTGCTGCGCAATGCGCTCAACCGGTTGGGTAAGAAATAG
- a CDS encoding adenine phosphoribosyltransferase, which yields MTSPETSVQPTYRTAREALAEKMRYVQDFPEEGVLFEDLTPVLADGAALKVVIAEMAAASKNLGADMIGGLDARGFLLGSAVAYEMGLGILAIRKKGKLPPPVISQEYSLEYGTAALEVPAEGMNIEGKSIVLVDDVLATGGTLAAARELIERAGGTVAGCVVVLEVSGLGGRERLDGLPLVVLNQSEGDAA from the coding sequence ATGACCTCCCCTGAGACCTCTGTTCAACCCACCTACCGCACGGCCCGCGAGGCGCTGGCCGAGAAGATGCGCTACGTCCAGGACTTCCCGGAAGAAGGCGTTCTCTTCGAGGACCTCACCCCGGTGCTCGCCGACGGTGCGGCGCTGAAGGTCGTCATCGCCGAGATGGCGGCGGCCTCGAAGAACCTGGGCGCCGACATGATCGGCGGCCTCGACGCCCGCGGCTTCCTGCTCGGCTCCGCCGTCGCCTACGAGATGGGCCTGGGCATTCTGGCCATCCGCAAGAAAGGGAAGCTGCCCCCGCCGGTGATCAGCCAGGAATACTCCCTCGAGTACGGCACCGCCGCGCTCGAAGTTCCCGCGGAGGGAATGAACATTGAAGGCAAGAGCATTGTGCTTGTCGACGATGTCCTCGCTACCGGCGGCACCCTCGCCGCCGCCCGCGAGCTGATCGAGCGTGCCGGCGGTACCGTCGCCGGTTGCGTCGTTGTTCTGGAGGTTTCCGGCCTCGGCGGCCGGGAGCGCCTGGACGGCCTACCGCTGGTTGTTCTTAATCAAAGCGAAGGCGACGCAGCATAG
- a CDS encoding acyl-CoA thioesterase: MPFDIPSIDDILNLEQLDDHIFRGTSVYSGLQRTYGGQVAAQALSAATKTVEDGKLVHSLHSYFIRPGQADRDIVFVVNRVRDGRSFATRIVDAVQGGETIFSLEASFHITDDKGIEHSDEMRPVPEPESVVPLEETDGPLKFFSMWAKDWDVRVVPDDEFEHNPYTPSQQVVWFKSKRQLPDDQTFHICTLAYMSDLTLLHSALVPHRDHKVQMASLDHAMWFMRPFRADEWMLYDQVSPSAHGARALTQGRIFDRQGNLVAMTVQEGLTRTLNEGGVAFS, translated from the coding sequence ATGCCATTCGACATTCCCAGCATTGACGATATTTTGAACCTGGAGCAGCTGGACGACCATATCTTCCGCGGCACCAGCGTCTACTCCGGTTTGCAGCGCACCTACGGCGGCCAGGTCGCCGCGCAGGCGCTGTCCGCGGCGACGAAGACCGTGGAGGACGGCAAGCTCGTCCACTCCCTGCACAGCTACTTCATCCGCCCGGGACAGGCGGACCGCGACATCGTGTTCGTGGTCAACCGCGTGCGCGACGGCCGCAGCTTCGCCACCCGCATTGTCGACGCCGTCCAGGGCGGGGAGACGATCTTCTCGCTCGAAGCCAGCTTCCACATCACCGACGACAAGGGCATCGAGCACTCCGACGAGATGCGTCCCGTGCCTGAGCCAGAAAGCGTCGTCCCGCTCGAGGAGACCGACGGGCCGCTGAAATTCTTCTCCATGTGGGCGAAGGACTGGGATGTGCGCGTCGTGCCCGACGACGAATTCGAGCACAACCCGTACACGCCCAGCCAGCAGGTCGTGTGGTTCAAGTCCAAGCGCCAGCTTCCCGACGACCAGACCTTCCACATCTGCACCCTCGCGTACATGTCGGACCTGACGCTGCTGCACTCAGCCCTCGTTCCGCACCGCGACCATAAGGTGCAGATGGCTTCGCTTGACCACGCCATGTGGTTCATGCGCCCGTTCCGCGCCGACGAGTGGATGCTCTACGACCAGGTCTCACCGTCCGCGCACGGCGCACGCGCCCTGACCCAGGGCCGCATTTTCGACCGCCAGGGCAATCTCGTCGCCATGACCGTGCAGGAAGGTCTCACTCGCACACTTAATGAAGGTGGCGTCGCCTTTTCCTAA
- the ruvC gene encoding crossover junction endodeoxyribonuclease RuvC → MGIDPGLTRCGLSVLQTGKGRQVIPIAVGVVRTPSDAELAERLLRLSNAVNEWLDDYKPDVVAMERIFERSNVSTVMHTAHAVGVMVLAAAERGIPVYMYTPSEVKKAISGNGRADKKQMTVMITRILGLGAPPKPADAADALAIAVCHCWRAPLLARTKAAEVLTGNTTGKGSWK, encoded by the coding sequence ATGGGGATCGACCCGGGGTTGACCCGGTGCGGTTTGTCGGTGTTGCAGACGGGCAAGGGCAGGCAGGTGATTCCCATCGCTGTCGGCGTGGTGCGCACGCCGTCCGACGCGGAGTTGGCGGAGCGCCTGCTGCGTCTGTCCAACGCAGTCAACGAATGGCTGGACGATTACAAACCCGACGTTGTGGCGATGGAGCGTATTTTCGAACGCAGCAACGTTTCCACCGTCATGCATACCGCCCATGCCGTCGGGGTGATGGTGCTTGCCGCCGCTGAGCGCGGCATCCCCGTGTACATGTACACGCCGTCCGAGGTGAAGAAAGCGATCTCGGGCAACGGCCGGGCCGACAAGAAACAAATGACGGTCATGATCACCCGCATTCTGGGCCTCGGCGCGCCGCCGAAGCCGGCTGACGCGGCGGATGCTCTGGCGATCGCGGTGTGCCACTGCTGGCGTGCGCCGTTGCTGGCCCGCACGAAGGCGGCTGAGGTGTTGACAGGGAACACGACTGGGAAAGGGAGTTGGAAGTAG
- the ruvB gene encoding Holliday junction branch migration DNA helicase RuvB, translated as MSDVEKTEFELPADLARQMDSPVDANEHTGEQDFEKSLRPKSIDEFIGQPKVREQLGLVLTGAKKRNVTPDHILLSGPPGLGKTTMAMIVAQELGSSLRMTSGPALERAGDLAAMLSNLMEGDVLFIDEIHRIARPAEEMLYMAMEDFRIDVIVGKGPGATSIPLEIPPFTLVGATTRAGMLTGPLRDRFGFTAQMEFYDVEDLTDVITRAASILGVEIEHNAAVEIGSRSRGTPRIANRLLRRVRDWAEVNGDGTVTVEAAQQALDVFDVDELGLDRLDRAVLDTLIRSHGGGPVGVSTLAIAVGEEPSTVEEVCEPYLVRAGLMARTGRGRVATAAAWHHLGMTPPPEAPGQLHLY; from the coding sequence ATGTCTGATGTGGAGAAGACAGAGTTCGAGCTACCGGCCGACCTTGCCCGGCAGATGGACTCGCCGGTGGACGCGAACGAGCACACCGGGGAGCAGGACTTCGAGAAATCGCTGCGCCCGAAATCGATCGACGAATTCATCGGGCAGCCGAAGGTGCGCGAGCAGCTCGGCCTGGTACTCACCGGCGCGAAGAAACGCAATGTCACGCCGGACCATATTCTTCTGTCCGGCCCTCCCGGACTGGGCAAGACCACGATGGCGATGATTGTGGCGCAGGAGCTCGGGTCGTCGTTACGCATGACCTCGGGTCCCGCGCTCGAGCGTGCCGGCGATCTGGCGGCGATGCTATCGAACCTGATGGAGGGCGATGTGCTCTTCATCGACGAGATCCACCGCATTGCGCGCCCGGCCGAGGAAATGCTGTACATGGCGATGGAGGATTTCCGCATCGACGTGATCGTGGGCAAGGGGCCGGGCGCGACCTCGATCCCCCTGGAGATCCCGCCGTTCACGCTCGTCGGCGCCACCACGCGCGCGGGCATGCTGACGGGCCCGTTGCGCGACCGTTTCGGTTTCACCGCGCAGATGGAGTTCTACGACGTCGAGGACCTCACCGACGTGATCACCCGCGCCGCGTCGATTCTCGGCGTGGAGATCGAGCACAATGCCGCCGTTGAGATCGGCTCCCGCTCGCGGGGCACACCGCGTATTGCCAACCGTCTTCTGCGCCGGGTGCGAGACTGGGCGGAAGTCAACGGCGACGGCACTGTGACGGTGGAAGCTGCTCAGCAGGCCCTCGACGTGTTCGATGTCGACGAGCTCGGCCTCGACCGCCTCGACCGCGCCGTGCTGGACACCTTGATCCGCAGCCACGGCGGCGGCCCCGTCGGTGTGTCCACCTTGGCCATCGCAGTGGGGGAGGAACCCTCCACGGTGGAGGAAGTCTGTGAACCGTACCTGGTGCGCGCAGGGCTGATGGCCCGCACCGGCCGCGGCCGCGTGGCCACCGCCGCCGCGTGGCACCACCTCGGCATGACCCCGCCGCCGGAGGCCCCGGGGCAGCTGCACCTGTACTAG
- the secF gene encoding protein translocase subunit SecF, whose amino-acid sequence MTTSLNAATDSSASKGSGNGSAAADRETASQTTGIERLYEGKGAIDFIGRSKLWYILAVALVVISAAAMLLRGFNLGIDFEGGTKMSMPAGDLVAEQVEETFVDATGVTPELTQIVGAGDSRTLEINSEHLSQEQIDSAREAIYNEYEPVDASGEPSPDAIGDSTVSESWGSTITNRMLLSMVLFLVAAAVYVAIRLQRNMAIAAMVALLFDGIVIMGIYSLFGLEVTPAMIIGLLTVLTFSLYDTVIVFDKVKENTEGVLDSRRSTFAEETNLAVNETLMRSISTSVISALPIIALMIVAVWLLGVGTLQDLALIQLIGVVEGVISSLLLASTLLVTLTNAQSKYKEHNKKVAEFRAGKDKGALIDGAPASADASLDDPEAGESASSKRTVASPRTSSRLDAEAHATEPARQSAATWRPNQN is encoded by the coding sequence ATGACGACCTCACTGAACGCCGCCACTGACTCGTCGGCAAGCAAAGGTTCCGGCAACGGCAGCGCCGCCGCGGATCGTGAGACCGCGTCTCAGACCACGGGCATTGAGCGCCTCTACGAGGGCAAGGGCGCGATCGACTTCATCGGCCGCTCCAAGCTCTGGTACATCCTCGCCGTGGCCCTGGTGGTGATCTCCGCCGCGGCGATGCTGCTGCGCGGCTTCAACCTCGGCATCGATTTCGAGGGCGGGACGAAGATGTCCATGCCCGCCGGCGACCTCGTCGCAGAGCAGGTCGAGGAGACCTTCGTCGACGCTACGGGCGTCACCCCGGAGCTGACGCAGATCGTGGGCGCGGGAGATTCCCGCACGCTGGAGATCAACTCCGAGCATCTGTCGCAGGAACAGATCGACAGCGCGCGCGAAGCGATCTACAACGAGTACGAGCCGGTCGACGCATCGGGCGAGCCGTCGCCGGACGCGATCGGCGACTCGACGGTTTCCGAGTCCTGGGGATCGACGATCACGAACCGCATGCTGCTCTCCATGGTGCTCTTCCTCGTCGCAGCCGCGGTGTATGTTGCCATCCGCCTGCAGCGCAACATGGCGATCGCCGCCATGGTCGCTCTGCTTTTCGACGGCATCGTCATCATGGGCATTTACTCCCTGTTCGGCCTCGAGGTCACCCCTGCGATGATCATCGGTCTGCTGACCGTGCTCACGTTCTCGCTCTACGACACCGTCATCGTCTTCGACAAGGTGAAAGAGAACACCGAAGGCGTTCTTGACTCGCGCCGCTCGACCTTCGCCGAGGAGACCAACCTGGCAGTCAACGAGACGCTCATGCGCTCGATCTCGACGTCGGTGATTTCCGCGCTGCCGATCATCGCGCTGATGATCGTCGCCGTGTGGCTGCTCGGCGTCGGCACCCTCCAGGACCTCGCGCTCATCCAGCTCATCGGCGTTGTCGAAGGCGTCATCTCGTCGCTGCTCCTCGCCAGTACGTTGCTGGTCACGCTGACCAATGCGCAGAGCAAATACAAGGAGCACAACAAGAAGGTCGCCGAATTCCGCGCGGGCAAGGATAAGGGCGCGCTTATCGACGGCGCCCCTGCCTCCGCCGATGCCTCCCTCGACGATCCGGAAGCAGGTGAGTCCGCTTCTTCGAAGCGCACCGTGGCTTCCCCGCGGACTTCGTCCCGTCTCGACGCGGAGGCCCACGCGACGGAGCCTGCGCGCCAGTCCGCCGCGACCTGGCGCCCGAACCAGAACTAG
- the yajC gene encoding preprotein translocase subunit YajC has product MEYLLILLIFVLFALPGILLSRSNRKRVEKARAVQSAAKAGDRIITVSGFHGTIVSAGETTVELELAPGTVVTMEREGVYKVIENDEVDAGATGVVDESGATGPAGSTVRDTGADPVDGER; this is encoded by the coding sequence ATGGAATACCTACTTATTCTCCTCATCTTCGTACTGTTCGCGCTGCCCGGCATTCTGCTGTCGCGCTCGAACCGGAAGCGGGTGGAGAAAGCCCGCGCCGTCCAGTCCGCAGCGAAAGCCGGCGACCGGATCATCACGGTCTCCGGTTTCCACGGCACGATTGTCTCCGCAGGCGAGACCACTGTCGAGCTCGAGCTCGCACCTGGCACCGTGGTGACCATGGAGCGCGAAGGTGTCTACAAGGTCATCGAGAACGACGAGGTTGACGCAGGCGCTACTGGCGTCGTCGATGAGTCTGGGGCAACGGGTCCGGCAGGCAGCACGGTGCGCGACACAGGCGCTGATCCGGTGGACGGCGAGCGGTAG